A window of the Bufo gargarizans isolate SCDJY-AF-19 chromosome 1, ASM1485885v1, whole genome shotgun sequence genome harbors these coding sequences:
- the SALL2 gene encoding sal-like protein 2: protein MVAAQDEREACSQMMDSMKPEMDKKGVGPSQRFLIPNGGLIMEGLSGPKAGLAPMSQEAVPGGQTAAAPINIPMILEELRVLQQRQIHQMQITEQICQQVLMLGSLSMTPSNPPTSPPEKNTTTKSLPIFSPIKQCESVPDSVKAFGRDEISKQSFFHLYNPIGQSFGARSIANLKEKYIDGFCDKSAAGQAIISNSSPSQLISPHAVFPPGLPNLPTGLFLGTRVLENAPSLLKQKNIESLRAESQQERASGKHKCRFCAKVFGSDSALQIHLRSHTGERPYKCNICGNRFTTRGNLKVHFHRHKEKYPHIQMNPHPVPEHLDYVLTSNGLPYGMSVPPEKAEEETIEKKPVIPPIMATEGLNLFSSSGTQGLPPINKLMLMKSGEVSSALKGPIAYPKVKSDENTPPAERSVTGGTDSTGRMQISKLVTSLPSWALLASHFKSGSFPFSYAVDPLGYSETSKLQQLVEKIDKQVTAPNQCVICLRVLSCPRALRLHYNQHGGERPFKCKICGRAFSTKGNLKAHYVGHKSSLSSKLQNSCPICQKKFTNAVTLQQHIRMHLDGQIPNGDDAHGDGNKTESIEEKSTPDFSDEMSTDEDSLDASESESEKATLVESEISSMDDDPAASVMKKEENDISAHNNAETVAESEQSTSTEPVSEETNEKICCDQVNNDLEEKTEEVKMVEEDIQKSESDKSNNEKKEDSEATRNISEQSQKEDEMHICSLCLEKLSSKQSLEDHMKCHTKDGLFHCLVCKQSFLEASILTKHMLQAHQVSQTFPPQPVSSPKHPSADLPTPAQTFLVSTVKSEVLSPTQTLALVQLPRLTVPSSLSPPLRRSPKQHLCIVCKKTFSSASALQIHERIHTGEKPFSCSMCGRAFTTRGNLKVHMSTHVWNSSSSRRGRRLSLDNIGPLFSGTPVKLQDFLSRDIPTQLVGVSPLSFWNQYTAYLTSASPSPNGGITSPTTVIAPPALIGLRAGKIGHISAGGVMEVKEKNPGGTEVLYENSGKEEK, encoded by the exons ATGGTGGCTGCACAAGATGAGAGAGAAGCATGTTCTCAAATGATGGACTCTATGAAACCAGAAATGGACAAAAAAGGTGTGGGCCCATCTCAACGATTTCTCATTCCCAATGGAGGACTGATAATGGAAGGCCTCTCAGGACCAAAAGCAGGTCTAGCACCAATGAGTCAGGAAGCTGTCCCTGGAGGACAGACTGCTGCAGCTCCCATTAATATTCCAATGATCCTGGAAGAATTAAGAGTTCTACAGCAGAGACAGATACATCAAATGCAAATAACAGAGCAAATATGCCAACAGGTACTTATGCTTGGATCTCTTTCCATGACTCCATCAAATCCGCCAACCTCTCCACCAGAAAAAAACACTACCACAAAATCTTTACCTATTTTTAGCCCGATAAAACAATGTGAATCTGTGCCTGATTCAGTAAAAGCATTCGGCAGAGATGAAATATCTAAGCAGTCCTTTTTTCATCTTTACAATCCCATAGGACAGTCATTTGGAGCCAGAAGTATTGCCAATTTGAAAGAGAAATACATTGATGGATTCTGTGACAAATCCGCTGCAGGGCAGGCAATTATTTCAAACTCTTCACCAAGCCAATTAATTTCACCACATGCCGTTTTTCCACCAGGTTTACCCAATTTGCCAACTGGATTATTTTTAGGGACAAGAGTACTGGAGAATGCCCCAAGCCTTCTAAAACAGAAAAACATTGAATCACTACGTGCTGAAAGTCAACAAGAAAGAGCATCAGGAAAGCACAAGTGTCGTTTCTGCGCAAAAGTTTTTGGCAGTGACAGCGCCCTCCAAATTCACCTGCGGTCTCATACTGGTGAAAGACCCTACAAATGCAACATATGTGGAAACCGCTTTACTACTCGAGGCAATCTGAAAGTACATTTCCACCGGCATAAGGAAAAATACCCTCATATACAAATGAACCCACATCCAGTTCCTGAGCATTTGGATTATGTCTTGACTAGTAATGGACTCCCATATGGCATGTCAGTACCTCCAGAGAAAGCAGAAGAGGAGACAATAGAAAAGAAGCCAGTGATACCCCCAATAATGGCTACTGAAGGCTTAAATCTGTTTTCCAGCTCAGGTACCCAAGGACTGCCGCCAATTAACAAACTGATGCTAATGAAATCTGGAGAAGTTTCTTCTGCACTGAAAGGTCCCATTGCTTATCCAAAGGTAAAGTCTGatgaaaacacacctccagcGGAAAGGTCGGTTACTGGAGGAACTGATTCCACAGGAAGGATGCAAATAAGCAAGTTGGTTACTTCCCTTCCTAGTTGGGCATTACTTGCTAGTCACTTTAAGTCTGGAAGCTTCCCATTTTCATATGCTGTAGATCCATTAGGATACTCAGAGACCTCAAAATTGCAACAATTGGTAGAAAAAATTGATAAACAGGTAACAGCACCAAACCAGTGTGTCATCTGCTTACGAGTATTAAGCTGTCCCAGGGCACTTAGACTTCATTATAATCAACATGGAGGGGAAAGGCCATTCAAATGTAAGATATGTGGCCGGGCTTTCTCAACAAAGGGCAATTTAAAAGCGCACTATGTAggtcataaatcaagtttatctTCAAAGCTCCAAAATTCCTGTCCAATTTGCCAGAAAAAGTTTACTAATGCAGTAACTCTCCAACAACATATACGGATGCATCTTGATGGGCAGATTCCCAATGGAGATGATGCCCATGGGGATGGAAATAAAACAGAATCAATCGAAGAGAAAAGTACACCAGACTTTTCAGATGAAATGAGTACGGATGAAGACTCTTTGGATGCTAGTGAATCAGAAAGTGAAAAGGCAACATTAGTAGAGTCCGAAATATCAAGTATGGATGATGACCCTGCAGCCTCTGTTATGAAGAAGGAGGAGAATGACATATCAGCTCACAACAATGCTGAAACTGTTGCCGAATCAGAACAAAGCACATCCACAGAGCCAGTTTCTGAAGAAACAAACGAAAAAATTTGCTGtgatcaagtaaataatgatctGGAAGAGAAAACTGAGGAGGTCAAAATGGTGGAAGAAGACATTCAGAAATCTGAATCTGATAAAAGCAACAATGAAAAGAAAGAAGACTCAGAGGCTACAAGAAATATATCAGAGCAAAGTCAAAAAGAGGATGAAATGCACATATGCAGTCTCTGTTTGGAAAAACTGTCCAGCAAGCAATCACTGGAGGACCATATGAAATGCCACACCAAAGATGGGCTGTTCCATTGCTTAGTTTGCAAGCAGAGCTTCCTGGAGGCATCCATACTGACGAAGCATATGCTCCAAGCACACCAGGTGAGCCAAACCTTCCCTCCTCAGCCAGTCAGCAGTCCCAAACACCCAAGTGCAGATTTGCCAACTCCAGCCCAAACATTTCTGGTGAGCACAGTGAAGAGTGAAGTATTAAGCCCAACCCAGACATTGGCATTGGTCCAGCTTCCACGGCTGACGGTGCCCTCTTCCCTGTCCCCTCCTTTGAGACGCAGCCCTAAGCAGCATCTGTGCATAGTATGTAAGAAGACGTTCTCCTCGGCCAGTGCTTTGCAGATACATGAGAGGATacatacaggagagaagccttTTTCCTGCAGTATGTGTGGAAGGGCGTTCACCACACGGGGGAACCTAAAG GTCCATATGAGTACACATGTATGGAATAGCAGCTCTTCCAGAAGAGGAAGACGTCTCTCACTGGATAATATTGGTCCCTTGTTCTCAGGAACCCCAGTGAAGCTACAAGACTTCCTGTCCAGAGATATTCCTACACAACTCGTTGGAGTTAGCCCATTATCATTCTGGAATCAATATACCGCATATCTTACAAGTGCCTCTCCTTCACCAAATGGGGGCATTACCTCTCCCACCACTGTCATCGCACCCCCAGCTTTGATTGGCTTGCGAGCGGGAAAAATTggtcacatttctgctggaggGGTAAtggaagtaaaagaaaaaaatccaggTGGTACAGAGGTTTTGTATGAGAACTCAGGGAAGGAGGAGAAATAG